In Microbulbifer salipaludis, a genomic segment contains:
- a CDS encoding phage tail assembly protein T yields MARGCSVRELLATTDSAELSEWIAFARVEPWGYETENWRMGQVAATVANYSNRKLNKPMTAQDFIPPPVKTKRQRVTESIAKMKAFLGG; encoded by the coding sequence CTGGCCAGGGGCTGTTCCGTTCGCGAACTGCTGGCGACCACCGATAGCGCGGAGCTCTCAGAGTGGATCGCCTTTGCCAGGGTGGAGCCCTGGGGCTATGAGACGGAAAACTGGCGCATGGGCCAGGTTGCCGCAACGGTCGCCAATTACTCCAACCGCAAACTCAACAAACCAATGACCGCACAAGACTTCATTCCGCCGCCGGTAAAAACCAAGCGGCAGCGGGTAACAGAGTCAATTGCGAAAATGAAAGCCTTTCTGGGAGGGTAA
- a CDS encoding phage tail tube protein has protein sequence MSQGFVGIGVLLLSDAVTPDTFVEVPEVFSLPEFGQEADEVDFSHLNSPGGVKEYKAGMKDGAGSTIEMNWLPGDAQQEALRSAAQAGDIIKFQIQWPDSGQTQVEVPLLVKSFKISTPVGDKVTASIDVKVAGAPTWGTWT, from the coding sequence ATGTCCCAGGGTTTTGTAGGCATCGGCGTCCTGCTTTTGAGCGACGCCGTAACACCAGACACGTTCGTAGAAGTGCCTGAAGTATTTTCGCTGCCGGAGTTCGGTCAGGAGGCGGATGAAGTCGACTTTTCGCACCTGAACTCGCCGGGCGGTGTGAAAGAGTACAAGGCCGGCATGAAGGACGGCGCCGGCTCCACGATCGAGATGAACTGGTTACCCGGTGACGCACAGCAGGAAGCACTGCGTTCAGCGGCACAGGCTGGCGACATCATCAAGTTTCAGATTCAGTGGCCAGATAGCGGCCAAACGCAAGTCGAAGTGCCCCTGCTGGTGAAAAGCTTCAAGATCAGTACTCCGGTAGGTGACAAAGTTACCGCGAGTATTGATGTGAAAGTGGCTGGCGCTCCGACCTGGGGCACCTGGACTTAA
- a CDS encoding HK97-gp10 family putative phage morphogenesis protein — MSDQIEIHGLAELDAALAKIGDAAVAQKALEDGLFDAAQVVQKAAKAKVSVESGRLRKSIRRYRGKEGKKKLAGVSKRDAVVYVGTKSTKRNPVFYARFVEYGTDQHAVELGKAAKRRGATSLVGKKGRFGKKVEVKAKAKPFLRPALDENRKPVIERFVSGLTKRIEKAWNGEVKKK; from the coding sequence ATGAGCGATCAGATAGAGATTCACGGCCTGGCAGAGCTCGACGCCGCACTCGCCAAGATCGGCGATGCTGCTGTTGCACAGAAGGCGCTGGAAGATGGCCTGTTTGATGCCGCTCAAGTAGTGCAGAAGGCGGCAAAAGCCAAGGTCTCTGTTGAGAGTGGTCGGCTGCGCAAATCCATTCGCCGCTACCGGGGCAAAGAAGGTAAGAAAAAGCTGGCCGGAGTCAGCAAGCGCGACGCAGTCGTGTACGTCGGTACCAAATCGACCAAGCGCAATCCCGTGTTCTACGCGCGTTTTGTTGAGTACGGCACGGACCAGCACGCAGTTGAATTGGGTAAAGCGGCCAAGAGGCGGGGAGCCACCTCTTTGGTCGGCAAAAAAGGCCGGTTCGGAAAGAAAGTGGAAGTAAAGGCAAAAGCCAAACCCTTCCTGCGACCTGCACTGGATGAAAACCGCAAACCTGTGATCGAGCGCTTTGTGAGTGGGCTCACCAAGCGGATTGAAAAGGCCTGGAATGGCGAGGTTAAAAAGAAATGA
- a CDS encoding phage head closure protein: MVARVKIGALRHRVTLQQKVQNASGTGARTETWTDLADIRAEVKPHAARELSAADNRYQETTHQVTIRYRPGVTRKMRVLFGGRVLEIETVINAMERNRWLHLLCQEIDP, from the coding sequence ATGGTTGCACGTGTAAAGATCGGCGCGCTGCGCCACCGGGTGACCCTGCAGCAAAAAGTGCAGAACGCCAGCGGCACCGGTGCAAGGACCGAGACCTGGACGGATCTCGCGGATATCAGGGCCGAGGTAAAGCCGCATGCCGCCCGCGAGCTGTCGGCAGCGGACAATCGCTATCAGGAAACCACGCATCAAGTAACCATACGCTATAGGCCGGGTGTTACCCGGAAAATGCGTGTGCTCTTTGGTGGGCGCGTGCTCGAGATCGAGACCGTGATTAATGCCATGGAGCGCAATCGATGGCTGCACCTGCTGTGTCAGGAGATTGATCCATGA
- a CDS encoding head-tail connector protein, with product MIFDLELVKKHLIVEHDDDDAYITSLCVAAEQQFNQYTGRVLYAEGADLSSEPDNAIALSESIQLGAMVLVGSLYENREGGSQLPLPTRMLWNPYRWLHV from the coding sequence GTGATCTTTGATCTGGAGCTGGTGAAAAAGCATCTGATCGTTGAGCACGACGATGACGATGCCTACATAACCTCGCTCTGTGTTGCCGCTGAACAGCAGTTCAATCAGTACACCGGCCGCGTGCTCTACGCGGAGGGTGCGGACCTGTCCAGCGAACCGGACAACGCCATCGCGCTGAGTGAATCCATTCAGCTTGGCGCCATGGTGTTGGTCGGGTCTCTGTACGAAAACCGCGAGGGTGGCAGCCAACTGCCGTTGCCAACCCGAATGCTCTGGAACCCGTACCGATGGTTGCACGTGTAA
- a CDS encoding phage major capsid protein, whose protein sequence is MSKLLDLQQKRGQLAASMRNLVDSVDSAKGMTTDQETQWSKMNDDLVALDKQIAQLEKMEEIEARMSEVPDPANRPAPEGSAPINKLGTDEYVGSYEQYVRAGMNTDIRAALTVGTDSEGGYTVPESWSNMLIQSLADNVVMRSICTVIGTGEDRNLPLVADNGAAGWVGEGGPYPESDPAFAGAILKAWKLGRITKVSEELLQDSAVNVEAEIARIFGVTFGTAEEAGFIVGDGIDKPTGVTVTGQVGKTAASATAITYDEIVDLIHSVRAVYRSNGSFLVKDATMGMLRKLKSTDGIPLWQPSVAAGAPDTFLGHKVYTSEAMPAVATGNKSIAFGDFKQYYIADRGGIVMQRLNEKYADTGHVGFRMRKRVDGKLLVAEAVKTLQQA, encoded by the coding sequence ATGAGTAAATTGCTCGACCTACAGCAGAAGCGCGGCCAACTGGCGGCGTCCATGCGCAACCTGGTGGACAGCGTCGATTCCGCCAAAGGTATGACCACTGATCAGGAAACCCAGTGGAGCAAAATGAATGACGATCTCGTTGCGCTGGATAAGCAGATTGCGCAGCTCGAAAAAATGGAAGAGATCGAGGCGCGCATGAGTGAGGTGCCAGATCCTGCCAATCGCCCGGCACCTGAAGGCAGCGCGCCGATCAATAAGTTGGGCACTGATGAGTATGTTGGTAGCTACGAACAGTACGTTCGTGCCGGCATGAACACTGACATCCGTGCCGCATTGACCGTGGGTACTGATTCCGAAGGTGGTTACACCGTCCCTGAGTCCTGGTCCAACATGCTGATCCAAAGCCTGGCGGACAATGTGGTCATGCGCAGCATCTGTACCGTGATCGGTACCGGTGAAGATCGCAATCTGCCACTGGTGGCCGACAATGGTGCCGCTGGTTGGGTTGGCGAAGGCGGTCCCTACCCCGAGAGCGATCCGGCTTTCGCGGGCGCCATCCTCAAAGCCTGGAAGCTCGGTCGTATCACCAAAGTTTCTGAAGAGCTTCTGCAGGATTCTGCGGTAAACGTCGAGGCCGAGATTGCTCGTATCTTTGGTGTGACCTTCGGTACCGCGGAAGAGGCCGGATTCATTGTTGGCGATGGCATCGACAAGCCCACCGGTGTGACCGTGACCGGTCAGGTCGGCAAGACTGCCGCCAGCGCTACTGCAATCACCTACGACGAGATCGTAGACCTGATCCACTCCGTCCGCGCGGTGTATCGCTCCAACGGCAGCTTCCTGGTGAAGGATGCCACCATGGGCATGCTGCGCAAACTCAAATCCACTGATGGCATCCCCCTGTGGCAGCCGTCTGTCGCCGCGGGTGCTCCTGACACCTTCCTTGGCCACAAGGTTTACACCTCCGAGGCCATGCCGGCCGTTGCCACCGGTAACAAGTCCATCGCCTTCGGTGATTTCAAACAGTACTACATCGCAGACCGCGGCGGCATCGTGATGCAGCGCCTCAACGAGAAGTACGCTGATACCGGGCACGTTGGATTCCGCATGCGCAAGCGTGTCGACGGCAAACTGCTGGTAGCAGAGGCGGTCAAGACCCTGCAGCAGGCTTAA
- a CDS encoding head maturation protease, ClpP-related, translated as MRKWYEIKAAADNSNAEVYIYDYIGYYGVEAKAFIDELNDLDVTSIDLRINTPGGSVFEGNAIYNALKRHKAKITTYIDGIAASMGSIIALAGEKVVIAENAMYMIHNPWTGAYGDARELRKTAETLDKLRESMLNIYHAKTGIEEDALVAMLDEETWLTASECVEQGFADETVEGVSAAASFEKDKFKGCKRVPEQLVSEPKQAAPAIQINGDLGGASAEQIAAALSKLISESDQSLEQPAAIEAETEVFNHRTPLYARLTEIAERT; from the coding sequence ATGCGTAAGTGGTATGAAATCAAGGCTGCTGCCGACAATAGCAACGCCGAGGTCTATATCTACGACTACATCGGCTACTACGGCGTGGAAGCCAAGGCCTTTATCGATGAGCTCAACGATCTGGACGTAACCAGTATCGACCTGCGCATCAATACCCCGGGTGGCAGCGTGTTCGAGGGTAATGCCATCTACAACGCGCTGAAGCGCCATAAGGCGAAAATCACCACCTACATCGATGGCATCGCTGCCTCTATGGGCTCCATCATCGCCCTGGCCGGTGAGAAGGTGGTGATCGCCGAAAACGCCATGTACATGATCCACAACCCGTGGACGGGTGCGTACGGCGACGCTCGCGAATTGCGCAAAACGGCTGAAACGCTCGATAAGCTGCGCGAGTCCATGCTCAACATCTACCACGCCAAAACCGGCATCGAAGAGGATGCGCTGGTGGCGATGCTGGATGAGGAAACATGGCTTACTGCCAGTGAGTGTGTGGAACAAGGTTTTGCCGATGAGACCGTCGAAGGCGTCTCTGCCGCGGCGAGCTTTGAGAAAGACAAGTTTAAGGGCTGCAAGCGTGTACCCGAACAGCTGGTGTCTGAGCCGAAGCAGGCTGCACCCGCCATCCAGATCAATGGCGATCTCGGCGGGGCTAGCGCTGAGCAAATTGCGGCGGCGCTGAGTAAATTGATTTCCGAGAGCGATCAGTCTCTGGAACAGCCTGCTGCAATCGAAGCAGAAACCGAAGTATTCAACCACCGAACCCCGCTCTACGCGCGTCTCACCGAGATCGCCGAGCGAACCTGA
- a CDS encoding phage portal protein, giving the protein MLSKIFSAETSTLKSPSDDLLESLTGPQSAAGKSVTPDTAMRVAAVYSCVRLLSETLAALPLNVYRKQSDGNREVATDHPLQMLLHDLPNEEMTSIDFRTQLMASLLLRGNAFSEVERDRAGRLRAAWPLNPDKMHVARSDRTNRLTFEYHDKGIQTIPASRMWRIAGLSTNGIIGLSPISQAREGIGLALALEEHGARLFSNGARPGGTLEVEGKLSDEAYDRLRTSWNNRHQGGANAHRTAILEEGTKWKQIGMSAEDAQFLETRKYQRSEIAAIFGVPPHMVGDLDKATFSNIEHQSIQFVVYSLLPWLKRIEQSIFRDLLSPVERQQYYAEHSVEGLLRGDAKARSEFYKNLFNVGALSINDLRRLENMNSIEGGDEHWLQLNTAPITVPRSGSGKTTTGENNA; this is encoded by the coding sequence GTGCTGAGTAAGATATTCAGTGCCGAGACCAGCACGCTCAAGAGCCCCAGTGATGACCTGCTGGAATCACTGACCGGGCCGCAGTCCGCCGCGGGTAAGTCCGTGACCCCGGACACTGCGATGCGCGTGGCTGCCGTGTACTCCTGCGTGCGCCTATTGTCGGAAACCTTGGCGGCGCTACCACTGAATGTGTACCGCAAACAGAGTGACGGCAATCGCGAGGTGGCCACTGATCACCCGCTGCAGATGCTGCTGCACGACCTGCCGAATGAGGAAATGACCTCGATTGATTTCCGTACTCAGCTCATGGCTTCGCTGCTGTTGCGTGGTAATGCCTTCAGCGAAGTCGAGCGCGATCGCGCTGGGCGCCTGCGCGCAGCTTGGCCACTGAACCCTGACAAAATGCATGTGGCGCGCTCCGATCGCACCAACCGCCTTACGTTCGAGTATCACGACAAGGGCATTCAGACGATCCCCGCATCACGCATGTGGCGAATCGCCGGCCTGTCTACCAACGGCATTATTGGTCTGTCGCCAATCAGCCAGGCGCGCGAAGGCATTGGTCTCGCTCTGGCACTGGAAGAGCACGGTGCGCGGTTATTTTCCAACGGTGCACGCCCGGGCGGCACGCTGGAGGTCGAAGGCAAACTTTCCGATGAGGCCTACGATCGCCTGCGGACCAGCTGGAACAACCGGCACCAGGGTGGCGCCAACGCGCACCGCACCGCGATTCTGGAAGAGGGTACCAAGTGGAAGCAAATTGGCATGAGTGCCGAAGACGCCCAGTTCCTGGAAACACGCAAGTACCAGCGCAGCGAGATTGCAGCAATCTTCGGCGTGCCACCACACATGGTGGGTGACCTGGACAAGGCCACCTTCAGCAACATCGAACACCAGTCAATTCAGTTCGTGGTATACAGCCTGCTGCCCTGGCTGAAGCGTATCGAGCAGAGCATTTTCCGCGATCTGCTGTCGCCTGTGGAGCGTCAGCAGTACTACGCCGAGCATAGTGTGGAAGGCCTGCTGCGCGGCGATGCCAAGGCCCGTTCAGAGTTCTACAAAAACCTGTTCAATGTGGGTGCGCTCAGCATCAACGATCTACGTCGTCTGGAAAACATGAATAGCATCGAGGGCGGCGACGAGCACTGGTTGCAACTCAACACCGCGCCGATCACCGTGCCGCGCTCTGGCAGCGGCAAGACCACCACCGGAGAAAACAATGCGTAA
- a CDS encoding terminase TerL endonuclease subunit, with product MSKRYADIAHGYARDVVSGKIIACEHVKRACERQLADLDRDWDYFFVPELADRVCKFVELMPHIKGEWAGKKITLEPWQVFILSIIFGWVDEHGNRRFKTAYVEVPRKNAKSTLSSGVALYCLAADAEAGAEVYSAATTRDQARIVWADAKRMAERSPGLQARFGVKTSAHAVFVEDTASTFKALSRDQGGNLDGLNVHCAIIDELHAHKTREVFDVIETATGARAQPLLWLITTAGFNRSGICYEQRSYTAKVLNGAEKDEEYFGIIYTLDEDDDWTDPNCWAKANPNWGVSVKPADIARKARKAMAMSAAQNNFLTKHLNVWVNADTAWMDMRAWDRCESTRTLDEFEGQTCWIGLDLASKTDIASMAILFKRDGKLYGFLRNYLNEAAVEDGRNSQYSGWERDGRLVVTPGNVTDYGYIERDLMEFASRFRIECVAYDPWQAEYLSQRLAEEGLEMLEYRQTVQNMSSAMKEFEAAVLSEQFQHDGDPVFTWMISNVVAHVDAKENIYPRKEMPENKIDGVIAMLMAYGRALLEEDTTSVYETRGIRFL from the coding sequence GTGAGCAAGCGTTATGCGGACATCGCGCACGGCTATGCCCGTGACGTGGTCTCCGGGAAAATCATTGCGTGCGAGCACGTTAAACGCGCCTGTGAACGGCAGCTAGCTGATCTGGATCGCGACTGGGATTATTTCTTTGTCCCGGAGCTAGCAGACCGCGTCTGCAAGTTCGTGGAACTGATGCCCCACATCAAGGGCGAATGGGCCGGCAAGAAAATCACCCTGGAACCCTGGCAGGTTTTCATCCTCAGCATCATTTTTGGCTGGGTGGATGAGCACGGCAATCGCCGCTTCAAAACGGCTTACGTGGAAGTACCGCGTAAGAATGCGAAGTCCACGTTATCGAGCGGTGTTGCTCTGTACTGCCTCGCAGCTGACGCGGAGGCTGGTGCGGAGGTTTACAGCGCGGCCACTACCCGCGACCAGGCGCGCATTGTCTGGGCCGATGCCAAGCGCATGGCCGAGCGCAGCCCTGGGCTGCAGGCGCGCTTCGGTGTAAAGACCAGTGCCCACGCAGTATTTGTTGAGGACACGGCCAGCACGTTCAAAGCGCTGTCCCGCGATCAGGGCGGCAACCTGGACGGCCTCAACGTGCACTGCGCGATTATCGATGAGCTCCATGCGCACAAGACCCGGGAAGTTTTCGACGTTATCGAGACGGCCACCGGTGCACGAGCTCAACCGCTGTTGTGGCTGATCACCACCGCCGGCTTCAACCGCTCTGGTATCTGCTACGAGCAGCGCAGCTACACCGCCAAGGTGTTGAACGGCGCGGAGAAGGACGAAGAATACTTCGGGATCATCTATACCCTCGATGAGGACGATGACTGGACTGATCCCAACTGCTGGGCCAAGGCCAACCCTAACTGGGGCGTCTCGGTAAAACCGGCCGATATCGCGCGAAAGGCTCGAAAGGCCATGGCCATGTCCGCCGCGCAGAATAACTTCCTCACCAAACATCTGAACGTGTGGGTGAACGCCGACACGGCGTGGATGGATATGCGCGCGTGGGATCGCTGCGAATCAACGCGCACCCTGGACGAATTTGAAGGCCAGACCTGCTGGATCGGTCTCGACCTCGCCAGTAAAACCGATATCGCCTCCATGGCGATACTGTTCAAGCGCGACGGCAAGCTGTACGGCTTCCTGCGCAACTACTTGAACGAGGCAGCTGTTGAGGATGGCCGCAACAGCCAGTACTCCGGCTGGGAGCGCGACGGTCGTCTGGTGGTGACCCCCGGCAACGTCACGGACTACGGCTACATCGAACGCGATCTAATGGAGTTCGCCAGCCGCTTCCGTATCGAGTGCGTGGCCTACGACCCATGGCAGGCCGAATACCTCTCGCAGCGACTCGCGGAAGAAGGGCTGGAAATGCTCGAGTACCGCCAGACGGTGCAGAATATGAGCAGCGCCATGAAAGAGTTTGAGGCTGCCGTGCTCTCCGAGCAGTTCCAGCACGACGGGGATCCGGTTTTCACCTGGATGATCAGCAACGTGGTTGCCCATGTGGATGCAAAGGAAAACATCTACCCGCGCAAGGAAATGCCGGAGAACAAAATCGACGGAGTGATAGCCATGCTGATGGCATACGGTCGCGCCCTGCTGGAGGAAGACACCACCAGCGTCTACGAAACCCGAGGCATACGATTCCTATGA
- a CDS encoding phage terminase small subunit P27 family, with amino-acid sequence MSAGRPRKAPQLKVLEGSFRKDRDDHGAAQSKPVGLPPCPVWLPRNAKKYWKEIGPQLANAGLMSLLDTAAFAAHCDSMGKFEEVTRKLKTLDDMMDTTPNGLQIQSALFTIRNKLWDQVLKSASEFGLTPAAASRVKAPEQKQMSLGGFEDL; translated from the coding sequence ATGTCAGCAGGTAGACCTCGCAAAGCACCGCAGCTGAAGGTGCTCGAGGGTAGTTTTCGCAAGGACCGTGATGATCACGGTGCTGCGCAATCAAAACCTGTTGGGCTTCCTCCGTGTCCTGTTTGGCTTCCGCGCAACGCGAAGAAGTATTGGAAGGAGATCGGCCCTCAGCTGGCGAACGCTGGCTTGATGTCACTGTTGGATACCGCTGCCTTTGCTGCCCATTGCGATTCCATGGGCAAGTTCGAGGAGGTGACGCGCAAGCTGAAGACCCTTGATGACATGATGGACACGACTCCTAACGGCCTGCAGATCCAAAGCGCTCTGTTCACGATCCGCAACAAGTTGTGGGACCAAGTGCTGAAGTCGGCCAGCGAGTTCGGCCTGACCCCGGCAGCGGCTAGCCGCGTAAAGGCGCCGGAGCAAAAGCAGATGTCGCTGGGTGGTTTTGAAGACCTGTGA
- a CDS encoding HNH endonuclease signature motif containing protein, which yields MPVKTKTPCRKCKRAHSNSNGYCDQHQDLATNWGEYQKRLGRQANRRYKSKEYLRNREIIKRLANGLCEHCTKLGRVTEGTECDHKVPRSRGGSDDVSNLQWLCKSCHARKTAQEGGGARGEGRVKSL from the coding sequence ATGCCGGTCAAGACTAAGACGCCGTGTCGCAAGTGCAAGCGTGCACACTCCAACAGTAACGGTTACTGCGACCAGCATCAGGATCTGGCGACTAACTGGGGCGAATACCAGAAGCGGCTGGGTAGGCAGGCGAATCGTCGGTACAAAAGCAAAGAGTATTTACGCAATCGCGAAATCATAAAGCGATTGGCGAACGGGCTATGCGAGCACTGCACAAAGCTCGGTCGCGTCACCGAAGGCACCGAGTGTGACCACAAGGTGCCGCGATCCCGTGGTGGTTCGGACGATGTCAGCAACCTTCAGTGGCTCTGCAAGTCATGTCACGCACGGAAAACCGCACAGGAAGGCGGCGGCGCGAGAGGGGAGGGGCGGGTCAAATCTCTGTGA
- a CDS encoding lysis system i-spanin subunit Rz has translation MPGTLRQKVLVAFLALVVAFSAGWKVQGWRLTIKHEKYRREQAEALNEARDLVDRLESLYRNNVAAIDARYTKELEDAQAENDRLRADLQRGAIRLSIPAKCPAASVSSNTSSTGSTDATSRADIDERAAAEILTLTERGDKAIRQLSALQEYVRSVCIGGE, from the coding sequence ATGCCTGGGACGCTGAGACAAAAGGTTCTCGTCGCTTTCCTGGCGTTGGTGGTGGCGTTCAGTGCTGGCTGGAAGGTTCAGGGCTGGCGTCTCACGATCAAGCATGAGAAGTATCGCCGTGAGCAGGCGGAAGCGCTGAATGAAGCGCGTGACCTGGTTGACCGGCTCGAATCTCTGTACCGGAATAACGTGGCGGCGATCGATGCGCGCTACACCAAGGAGCTGGAAGATGCACAAGCGGAGAATGACCGTCTGCGCGCTGATCTGCAGCGCGGCGCTATCCGGCTGTCAATTCCTGCAAAGTGCCCCGCAGCCAGTGTGTCCAGCAATACCAGCTCCACCGGCAGCACTGATGCAACCAGCAGAGCCGACATTGACGAGCGAGCTGCTGCAGAAATTCTCACGCTCACCGAGCGAGGAGACAAAGCAATCCGACAACTGAGTGCGCTGCAAGAGTATGTGCGTTCGGTTTGTATTGGTGGAGAGTGA
- a CDS encoding lysozyme — translation MRVSKRVAAIAAAGALSVAAPVVMQFEGLRTTAYLDPIQIPTVCYGHTLTASMGQTKSVAECEQLLRDDMQQALTGLAACVEPELQPHEWAALVSWSYNVGAGAACGSTLMRKLNAGAAPGEWCPELRRWVYAGGQRLAGLVRRREAELQLCLGR, via the coding sequence ATGCGAGTCAGTAAGCGAGTTGCGGCTATTGCTGCTGCCGGTGCGCTGAGTGTTGCTGCGCCTGTAGTTATGCAGTTTGAAGGGCTGCGCACAACGGCCTATCTCGACCCGATTCAAATCCCGACGGTTTGCTATGGACATACGCTGACGGCGTCCATGGGCCAGACGAAGAGTGTTGCCGAGTGCGAGCAGCTGTTGCGGGATGATATGCAACAGGCGCTCACTGGATTGGCCGCCTGCGTTGAACCTGAACTGCAGCCGCACGAATGGGCAGCTCTAGTGAGCTGGTCCTACAACGTCGGTGCTGGTGCTGCATGCGGATCGACGCTGATGCGGAAATTGAATGCGGGCGCGGCGCCTGGTGAATGGTGCCCGGAACTGCGCCGGTGGGTTTATGCCGGCGGTCAACGGCTGGCGGGACTGGTTCGTCGGCGTGAAGCGGAATTGCAACTATGCCTGGGACGCTGA
- a CDS encoding DUF5906 domain-containing protein, with amino-acid sequence MTTENKKDQGLDFNDIHCRHGLGEVRRQWDQFMSRVQAGADNVIVFPHPSQAEAAPVADAPPIDNIPPEYSESEPAESPAPSVVAEAREITFEDALKRFALISGTTKVWDEHLHRELKAAAFRAEVGPKVCKEFMDSTEKRKVLELDVKRFIAARQAAHKGAGGVGEMLERFTYLEVSDTAWDAKRRTLERLQDIRHAYPDSYDIWYKHPDRRMVDKENLVFDPSRQVDPDTHINMFRGLPLKPKRDDKKCRHIRHLLWQLCNEDNEVWEWLIRWLAYPLQHLGSKMASAVLMHSSVHGSGKSLFFDVVMRAVYGEYSRTLGQQQMEGQYTDWMSNLLYGVFEEIFSRSSKYSHQGSLKQMITGKTVRIEKKFVSGWEEANYMNAVFLSNEILPFPVEGSDRRFLVVWPEKKLSEELKKAVPAELEHGGAEAFYAWLLAVDLGDFHPHTEPPVTAAKQSLIDFGLPSWERFLKEWKAEELDVPYCSCLTNDLFVAYAMWCKESYAGSPLRRDKFLENAARELDRKPNRYYDSPGGFGKPPKKSVTGTFFFVHEQPHDKTQHEWLSECVKYFRDHIGAFAEVTP; translated from the coding sequence GTGACAACAGAAAATAAAAAAGATCAGGGATTGGATTTTAACGATATTCACTGCCGGCACGGCCTTGGGGAGGTGAGGCGGCAGTGGGACCAGTTTATGTCTCGGGTCCAAGCTGGCGCTGACAACGTGATTGTCTTCCCGCACCCATCTCAGGCAGAGGCCGCGCCCGTCGCGGATGCTCCGCCGATCGATAATATCCCGCCTGAATATTCTGAATCTGAGCCTGCTGAATCTCCCGCACCCTCTGTTGTTGCGGAGGCGCGCGAAATTACCTTTGAGGATGCATTGAAGCGCTTTGCGCTGATTTCTGGCACTACTAAGGTATGGGACGAGCATTTGCATCGTGAACTGAAGGCCGCTGCGTTCCGTGCGGAAGTAGGGCCCAAAGTGTGCAAGGAGTTCATGGACTCCACGGAAAAGCGCAAGGTGCTAGAGCTCGATGTGAAGCGGTTCATCGCTGCGCGCCAGGCCGCCCACAAGGGGGCCGGGGGAGTGGGTGAGATGTTGGAGCGGTTTACCTATCTTGAGGTTTCCGATACGGCGTGGGATGCCAAGCGGCGCACGTTGGAGCGATTGCAGGATATCCGCCACGCATATCCCGATTCGTATGACATCTGGTACAAGCACCCGGATCGCCGCATGGTGGATAAAGAGAATCTGGTGTTTGACCCATCGCGCCAGGTGGATCCGGATACGCATATCAATATGTTCCGAGGTCTGCCTCTGAAGCCAAAGCGAGACGACAAAAAGTGTCGACATATCCGGCATCTGCTGTGGCAGTTGTGCAATGAGGATAACGAGGTTTGGGAGTGGTTGATCCGCTGGCTGGCGTACCCGTTGCAGCATCTCGGTTCAAAGATGGCGTCGGCTGTGTTGATGCATAGCTCGGTGCATGGGTCGGGTAAGTCGCTGTTCTTTGATGTGGTGATGCGTGCGGTCTACGGTGAGTACAGTCGGACGCTCGGGCAGCAGCAGATGGAAGGACAGTACACGGACTGGATGTCGAACCTTCTGTACGGTGTGTTTGAGGAGATTTTTTCGCGGTCGAGCAAGTACTCGCACCAAGGATCATTGAAGCAGATGATCACCGGCAAGACAGTCCGGATTGAGAAGAAGTTTGTGAGCGGGTGGGAAGAGGCGAACTATATGAACGCTGTCTTTCTCTCGAACGAGATCCTTCCATTCCCTGTTGAGGGTTCCGATCGTCGATTTCTGGTGGTCTGGCCTGAGAAGAAGTTATCTGAAGAATTAAAAAAGGCGGTACCGGCTGAGCTCGAACATGGCGGTGCTGAAGCCTTTTATGCCTGGTTGTTGGCGGTGGACCTCGGTGACTTCCATCCTCACACGGAGCCGCCGGTAACGGCAGCTAAGCAGAGCCTGATTGACTTCGGGTTGCCGAGCTGGGAGCGGTTCCTGAAGGAGTGGAAGGCGGAAGAGTTGGATGTACCGTACTGTAGCTGCCTGACGAATGATTTGTTTGTGGCCTATGCGATGTGGTGTAAAGAGTCGTATGCTGGTTCGCCGCTGCGACGCGACAAGTTCCTGGAGAATGCTGCCCGGGAGTTGGATCGCAAGCCTAATCGTTATTACGATTCCCCTGGCGGGTTTGGCAAGCCACCGAAAAAGAGTGTTACCGGTACTTTCTTCTTTGTGCATGAGCAGCCGCACGACAAGACCCAGCACGAATGGCTGTCGGAGTGTGTGAAGTATTTCCGGGATCATATCGGTGCCTTTGCGGAGGTAACCCCATGA